A stretch of the Limnothrix sp. FACHB-406 genome encodes the following:
- a CDS encoding helix-turn-helix transcriptional regulator encodes MTSLEVLCLMLSFESTLGCYVLSAQRSTFTGLRFFDRIGGMGRAGKALKSVLDQHKISQNRLAVLLQVDRSVVFKWFHEQRDPTAETVVEIVTALKGLNPEAARDFVQCYLGELLE; translated from the coding sequence ATGACCAGCCTAGAGGTTTTGTGCCTGATGTTGTCTTTTGAGTCAACACTTGGATGTTATGTGCTGTCAGCTCAAAGGTCAACATTTACCGGATTAAGATTCTTTGACAGGATTGGGGGCATGGGAAGAGCAGGAAAAGCCCTCAAATCCGTATTAGACCAGCACAAAATCAGCCAGAACCGGCTGGCGGTGCTGTTGCAAGTTGATCGGTCAGTGGTTTTTAAGTGGTTTCACGAGCAGCGCGACCCTACGGCTGAGACCGTTGTGGAGATCGTCACAGCTTTGAAAGGATTGAACCCCGAAGCTGCCCGCGACTTTG